In Pseudomonas sp. PDM14, a genomic segment contains:
- the trpA gene encoding tryptophan synthase subunit alpha — MSRLQTRFAELKQQNRAALVTFVTAGDPNYDTSLAILKGLPAAGADVIELGMPFTDPMADGPAIQLANIRALAAKQNLVKTLQMVREFRKDEQATPLVLMGYFNPIHKYGVERFVADAKEAGVDGLIVVDLPPEHNVDLCDPAQAAGIDFIRLTTPTTDDKRLPTVLNGSSGFVYYVSVAGVTGAGSATLEHVQEAVARLRRHTDLPISIGFGIRTPEHAATIARLADGVVVGSALIDQIGKAENDQQAIDGVLSLCAALAEGVRGARA, encoded by the coding sequence GCTTCGCCGAGCTGAAACAACAGAACCGCGCCGCCCTGGTGACCTTCGTCACCGCTGGCGACCCCAACTACGACACCTCGCTGGCGATCCTCAAGGGCCTGCCGGCCGCCGGCGCCGACGTGATCGAGCTGGGCATGCCGTTCACCGACCCGATGGCCGACGGCCCGGCCATCCAGCTGGCCAACATTCGCGCCCTGGCGGCCAAGCAGAACCTGGTGAAAACCCTGCAGATGGTCCGCGAGTTCCGCAAGGACGAGCAGGCCACGCCGCTGGTGCTGATGGGCTACTTCAACCCAATCCACAAGTACGGCGTCGAACGCTTCGTGGCAGACGCCAAGGAAGCCGGTGTCGATGGCCTGATCGTGGTCGATCTGCCGCCGGAACATAACGTCGACCTGTGCGACCCGGCCCAGGCTGCGGGCATCGACTTCATCCGCCTGACCACGCCGACCACCGACGACAAGCGCCTGCCGACCGTGCTCAACGGCAGCTCCGGCTTCGTCTATTACGTCTCCGTGGCCGGCGTCACCGGCGCCGGATCGGCGACTCTGGAACACGTACAGGAAGCCGTGGCGCGCCTGCGTCGCCACACCGACCTGCCGATCAGCATCGGCTTCGGCATCCGCACCCCGGAACACGCGGCGACCATCGCCCGCCTGGCCGACGGCGTGGTGGTCGGCTCGGCGCTGATCGACCAGATCGGCAAGGCCGAGAACGACCAGCAGGCCATCGACGGCGTGCTGAGCCTGTGCGCCGCCCTGGCCGAAGGGGTCCGCGGCGCCCGCGCCTGA